The genomic interval GACGACATCCTCCGACAGTACGCTCAGACCCGAGGCGCCGTCGACGAGGCGTTTCCAGGCCGGCTCGACGCCGGTGCCGAGTGGCGAGACAAGTCCCATACCGGTGACAACGATGCGATCCATGATATTTCCTCTCTATGCGTCGTTGCCGAGATACCAGGCGCGCATGCGGGCGATCCGCTCGCGCACCTCGTCGTCGGCTGCAGGGCCAGCCAGCAGGCTGGTGTTTTCGGGCGTGATTTCATCGCCGGTCCGCGCGTCGACCAGGATCGTCTCGCGCGTGTTGCCCGAGGCGGCGTCGCTGAGCAGAAAAGCCAGATCCTCTTGCGGAATGTGCCGGCTTCCCCAGGAAAACAGCGCCATCAGCACCGGGAAGAAATCGCGGCCCTTTTCCGTAAGCACATATTCATAGCGGGCAGGGCGCTCCTGGTAGAGGCGCCGTTCGAACAGCCCTTCATCCGTCAGATGTTTCAGCCGCCGTGTCAGGATGTTCGGGGCCACGCCGAGGCTTTTCTGGAATTCGTCGAAGCGAGACAGCCCCTGGAAGGCGTCGCGCAGAATCAGAATGCTCCACCAGTCGCCGACGCTCTCGAGCGCGCGCGCCGCCGGACATTTGAAATGGCTGAAACTTGTCCGCTGCATGGCGGATGTCACTACAGGAGTAACTATCATTATGCAAGTCACGTCCTGGCAGGATGCCTTAGATCGCGTTGCCTGTAGTGCCGTGGAAATTCATTGCGCTCGATGGTGGTGGAAGCGGCCGGAACGGCCGCCATCCCGATCAGAGAAGCTGGAAATCGCTGAAGTGAAGTGCGGGAGACTTGTCGAGGTCGGCAACATGGACTGCGCTGCCCGCGGCGCTTCCATCCGCGTCAAACGATAGAGTGCCGCTGGTCTCATCGTAGATCAGCCTATCATCGGCCTCGAGCGCTTTCGTTCCTAGAACGAAATTCTCATCCGAAAACTTGGATAGGCTGAGTGCGGCGAAAATCGCATGGTCGAACAACAGCTTGTCGCCCGCCGCGGAAGAGAAATCCCGGATCTTGTCGACGCCGACATTGTCGGGCTTGACGTCGAAGACAAAGGAATCGGCTCCACCGCCGCCTGTGAGAATGTCGGCGCCGGTTTTTCCAATCAGCTTGTCATTGCCGAGCCCGCCGGTCAGTTGGTCGGCGCCTTTGCCGCCATTGATCTTGTTGTTTCCGTCGTTGCCGGTGAGAACGTTGGCCGTGTTGTTGCCCGTTGCGTTGAGATTGGCGGTTCCGGTCAAGGTGAGGTTTTCGATCGTTCCGGCTGTACGCTGCAGATCTGCCAGACTGAAGGAGGTCGAAGCCTTGACGGCGTCCTTGCCGGATGCCCCCGCTTCATTGGCAAAATCACCTGCATTGTCGATCACATAGGTGTCGTTGCCGGCACGCCCCGCCATGCGGTCGGCGCCGGCGCTGCCATCGAGGATATTGTTGCCGGAATTGCCGACGAGAACATTGGTAAGCGCATTTCCCGTGGCGTTGATATTGGCGGCGCCGGTCAGTGTGAGATTCTCGATGTTTCCGATCGCATGCGCCGCGTCCTTG from Rhizobium lentis carries:
- a CDS encoding winged helix-turn-helix transcriptional regulator, encoding MQRTSFSHFKCPAARALESVGDWWSILILRDAFQGLSRFDEFQKSLGVAPNILTRRLKHLTDEGLFERRLYQERPARYEYVLTEKGRDFFPVLMALFSWGSRHIPQEDLAFLLSDAASGNTRETILVDARTGDEITPENTSLLAGPAADDEVRERIARMRAWYLGNDA